One genomic window of Mus musculus strain C57BL/6J chromosome 4, GRCm38.p6 C57BL/6J includes the following:
- the Ptch2 gene encoding protein patched homolog 2 isoform 1 (isoform 1 is encoded by transcript variant 1): MVRPLSLGELPPSYTPPARSSAPHILAGSLQAPLWLRAYFQGLLFSLGCRIQKHCGKVLFLGLVAFGALALGLRVAVIETDLEQLWVEVGSRVSQELHYTKEKLGEEAAYTSQMLIQTAHQEGGNVLTPEALDLHLQAALTASKVQVSLYGKSWDLNKICYKSGVPLIENGMIERMIEKLFPCVILTPLDCFWEGAKLQGGSAYLPGRPDIQWTNLDPQQLLEELGPFASLEGFRELLDKAQVGQAYVGRPCLDPDDPHCPPSAPNRHSRQAPNVAQELSGGCHGFSHKFMHWQEELLLGGTARDLQGQLLRAEALQSTFLLMSPRQLYEHFRGDYQTHDIGWSEEQASMVLQAWQRRFVQLAQEALPANASQQIHAFSSTTLDDILRAFSEVSTTRVVGGYLLMLAYACVTMLRWDCAQSQGAVGLAGVLLVALAVASGLGLCALLGITFNAATTQVLPFLALGIGVDDIFLLAHAFTKAPPDTPLPERMGECLRSTGTSVALTSVNNMVAFFMAALVPIPALRAFSLQAAIVVGCNFAAVMLVFPAILSLDLRRRHRQRLDVLCCFSSPCSAQVIQMLPQELGDRAVPVGIAHLTATVQAFTHCEASSQHVVTILPPQAHLLSPASDPLGSELYSPGGSTRDLLSQEEGTGPQAACRPLLCAHWTLAHFARYQFAPLLLQTRAKALVLLFFGALLGLSLYGATLVQDGLALTDVVPRGTKEHAFLSAQLRYFSLYEVALVTQGGFDYAHSQRALFDLHQRFSSLKAVLPPPATQAPRTWLHYYRSWLQGIQAAFDQDWASGRITCHSYRNGSEDGALAYKLLIQTGNAQEPLDFSQLTTRKLVDKEGLIPPELFYMGLTVWVSSDPLGLAASQANFYPPPPEWLHDKYDTTGENLRIPAAQPLEFAQFPFLLHGLQKTADFVEAIEGARAACTEAGQAGVHAYPSGSPFLFWEQYLGLRRCFLLAVCILLVCTFLVCALLLLSPWTAGLIVLVLAMMTVELFGIMGFLGIKLSAIPVVILVASIGIGVEFTVHVALGFLTSHGSRNLRAASALEQTFAPVTDGAVSTLLGLLMLAGSNFDFIIRYFFVVLTVLTLLGLLHGLLLLPVLLSILGPPPQVVQVYKESPQTLNSAAPQRGGLRWDRPPTLPQSFARVTTSMTVALHPPPLPGAYVHPASEEPT, from the exons atggtTCGGCCACTGTCCCTTGGAGAGCTACCTCCCAGCTACACACCTCCAGCTCGGTCCTCCGCACCTCAT ATCCTAGCTGGGAGCCTGCAGGCTCCTCTCTGGCTTCGAGCTTACTTCCAAGGTCTACTCTTCTCCCTGGGGTGCAGGATCCAGAAACACTGCGGCAAAGTGCTCTTCCTGGGACTGGTGGCCTTTGGGGCTCTGGCACTGGGTCTCCGAGTGGCTGTAATTGAGACAGACCTAGAACAGCTCTGGGTAGAAG TGGGCAGCAGGGTGAGCCAGGAGCTGCACTACACCAAGGAGAAGCTGGGGGAAGAGGCTGCGTACACCTCCCAGATGTTGATTCAGACTGCGCACCAGGAAGGGGGAAACGTCCTCACCCCCGAGGCACTTGACTTGCACCTCCAGGCGGCGCTCACTGCCAGTAAAGTCCAAGTATCACTCTATGGGAA ATCCTGGGATTTGAACAAGATCTGCTACAAATCAGGGGTTCCCCTTATTGAAAATGGGATGATCGAGCGG ATGATTGAGAAGCTGTTTCCCTGTGTGATCCTCACCCCGCTTGACTGCTTCTGGGAAGGAGCCAAACTCCAAGGGGGCTCTGCCTACTTGCC GGGCCGCCCTGATATCCAGTGGACCAACCTGGACCCTCAGCAGCTGCTCGAGGAGCTGGGCCCCTTTGCCTCTCTGGAGGGCTTCCGGGAACTGCTAGATAAGGCACAGGTGGGCCAGGCCTATGTGGGGCGACCCTGTCTGGACCCTGATGACCCCCACTGTCCACCTAGTGCTCCCAACCGGCACAGCAGGCAG GCTCCCAATGTGGCTCAGGAGCTGAGTGGGGGCTGCCATGGCTTCTCCCACAAGTTCATGCACTGGCAGGAGGAACTGCTACTAGGGGGCACAGCCAGAGATCTCCAAGGACAGCTGCTGAG GGCAGAGGCCTTGCAGAGCACCTTCCTGCTCATGAGTCCCCGTCAGCTGTACGAGCACTTCCGGGGCGACTACCAGACACATGACATCGGCTGGAGCGAGGAGCAGGCCAGCATGGTGCTGCAGGCCTGGCAGAGGCGCTTTGTGCAG CTAGCCCAGGAGGCTCTGCCGGCCAACGCGTCCCAGCAGATCCATGCCTTCTCCTCCACCACCCTGGATGACATCCTGCGCGCGTTCTCTGAAGTCAGCACCACCCGTGTGGTAGGAGGCTATCTGCTTATG CTGGCCTATGCCTGCGTAACAATGCTGCGGTGGGACTGCGCCCAGTCCCAGGGTGCCGTAGGTCTTGCTGGGGTGTTGCTGGTGGCCCTGGCGGTGGCCTCAGGTCTTGGGCTTTGTGCCCTACTTGGCATCACTTTCAATGCTGCCACTACACAG GTGCTGCCCTTCTTGGCTCTGGGCATTGGCGTGGATGACATCTTCCTGCTGGCGCATGCCTTCACAAAAGCCCCACCTGACACCCCTCTCCCA GAGCGTATGGGTGAGTGTTTGAGGAGCACGGGCACCAGCGTGGCACTCACATCCGTCAACAACATGGTCGCCTTTTTCATGGCTGCCCTGGTTCCCATTCCTGCGCTGCGGGCCTTCTCCCTGCAG GCAGCCATAGTGGTCGGCTGCAACTTTGCAGCGGTAATGCTCGTCTTCCCTGCCATCCTCAGCCTCGACCTGCGCCGGCGCCACCGCCAACGCCTGGACGTTCTCTGCTGCTTTTCTAG CCCCTGCTCCGCTCAGGTCATTCAGATGCTGCCCCAGGAGCTAGGGGACAGAGCAGTACCAGTGGGCATTGCCCACCTGACTGCCACCGTGCAAGCCTTCACCCACTGCGAAGCCAGCAGCCAGCATGTAGTCACCATTTTGCCTCCTCAAGCCCACCTGCTGTCTCCAGCTTCTGACCCACTGGGCTCCGAACTCTATAGCCCTGGAGGGTCTACACGGGACCTTCTCAGTCAGGAGGAGGGGACAGGGCCACAGGCGGCCTGCAGGCCCCTGCTCTGTGCCCACTGGACTCTCGCCCATTTTGCCCGCTATCAGTTTGCACCTTTACTGCTCCAGACACGAGCCAAG GCCCTGGTGTTGCTGTTCTTTGGGGCTCTTTTGGGCCTGAGCCTCTATGGAGCCACCTTGGTACAAGATGGGCTGGCCCTGACAGATGTGGTCCCTAGGGGCACCAAGGAACATGCTTTCCTGAGCGCCCAGCTCAGGTACTTCTCCCTGTACGAGGTGGCTCTAGTGACACAGGGTGGCTTTGACTACGCCCACTCCCAACGCGCCCTCTTTGATCTGCACCAGCGCTTCAGCTCCCTCAAGGCTGTGCTGCCCCCACCTGCCACCCAGGCACCCCGCACCTGGCTTCACTACTACCGCAGCTGGCTACAGG GTATCCAGGCTGCATTTGACCAAGACTGGGCTTCTGGGCGCATCACCTGCCACTCTTACCGCAACGGCTCAGAAGATGGCGCCCTGGCCTACAAGCTGCTCATCCAAACCGGGAATGcccaggagcctctggatttcagCCAG CTGACCACAAGGAAACTGGTGGACAAGGAGGGACTCATTCCCCCAGAGCTCTTCTACATGGGGCTAACCGTGTGGGTGAGCAGCGACCCCCTGGGCCTCGCAGCCTCTCAGGCCAACTTCTACCCCCCACCTCCAGAGTGGCTTCACGACAAATATGATACCACCGGGGAGAACCTTCGCA TCCCGGCAGCCCAGCCCTTGGAGTTTGCCCAGTTCCCCTTCCTGCTGCATGGACTCCAGAAGACTGCAGACTTTGTAGAAGCCATCGAAGGGGCCAGGGCGGCATGCACAGAGGCAGGCCAGGCAGGGGTGCATGCCTACCCCAGTggctcccccttcctcttctgggAGCAGTATCTGGGTCTTCGGCGCTGCTTCCTGCTGGCAGTCTGCATCTTGCTGGTGTGCACCTTCCTCGTCTGTGCCCTGCTTCTACTCAGCCCGTGGACAGCTGGCCTCATA GTGCTGGTCCTGGCAATGATGACTGTGGAGCTCTTTGGTATCATGGGATTCCTGGGCATCAAACTGAGTGCCATCCCCGTGGTAATCCTCGTGGCCTCTATAGGCATTGGTGTTGAATTCACAGTTCACGTGGCTCTG gGCTTCCTGACCAGCCATGGTAGCCGGAACCTGCGGGCTGCTAGCGCTCTGGAACAGACCTTTGCCCCTGTGACTGATGGAGCTGTCTCCACCTTGCTGGGTCTGCTCATGCTTGCTGGTTCTAACTTTGACTTCATCATAAG GTATTTCTTTGTGGTGCTGACGGTGCTGACACTCTTGGGCCTGCTCCATGgactcctgctgctgcctgtgcTGCTCTCTATCCTAGGCCCCCCGCCACAG GTGGTGCAGGTATACAAGGAGAGTCCACAGACCCTAAACTCCGCTGCTCCACAGAGAGGTGGGCTCAGGTGGGACAggccccccaccctgccccagagTTTTGCCAGAGTGACTACCTCCATGACTGTGGCCCTCCACCCACCACCTCTGCCTGGAGCATACGTCCACCCAGCCTCCGAGGAGCCCACATAG
- the Ptch2 gene encoding protein patched homolog 2 isoform 2 (isoform 2 is encoded by transcript variant 2), with the protein MSPRQLYEHFRGDYQTHDIGWSEEQASMVLQAWQRRFVQLAQEALPANASQQIHAFSSTTLDDILRAFSEVSTTRVVGGYLLMLAYACVTMLRWDCAQSQGAVGLAGVLLVALAVASGLGLCALLGITFNAATTQVLPFLALGIGVDDIFLLAHAFTKAPPDTPLPERMGECLRSTGTSVALTSVNNMVAFFMAALVPIPALRAFSLQAAIVVGCNFAAVMLVFPAILSLDLRRRHRQRLDVLCCFSSPCSAQVIQMLPQELGDRAVPVGIAHLTATVQAFTHCEASSQHVVTILPPQAHLLSPASDPLGSELYSPGGSTRDLLSQEEGTGPQAACRPLLCAHWTLAHFARYQFAPLLLQTRAKALVLLFFGALLGLSLYGATLVQDGLALTDVVPRGTKEHAFLSAQLRYFSLYEVALVTQGGFDYAHSQRALFDLHQRFSSLKAVLPPPATQAPRTWLHYYRSWLQGIQAAFDQDWASGRITCHSYRNGSEDGALAYKLLIQTGNAQEPLDFSQLTTRKLVDKEGLIPPELFYMGLTVWVSSDPLGLAASQANFYPPPPEWLHDKYDTTGENLRIPAAQPLEFAQFPFLLHGLQKTADFVEAIEGARAACTEAGQAGVHAYPSGSPFLFWEQYLGLRRCFLLAVCILLVCTFLVCALLLLSPWTAGLIVLVLAMMTVELFGIMGFLGIKLSAIPVVILVASIGIGVEFTVHVALGFLTSHGSRNLRAASALEQTFAPVTDGAVSTLLGLLMLAGSNFDFIIRYFFVVLTVLTLLGLLHGLLLLPVLLSILGPPPQVVQVYKESPQTLNSAAPQRGGLRWDRPPTLPQSFARVTTSMTVALHPPPLPGAYVHPASEEPT; encoded by the exons ATGAGTCCCCGTCAGCTGTACGAGCACTTCCGGGGCGACTACCAGACACATGACATCGGCTGGAGCGAGGAGCAGGCCAGCATGGTGCTGCAGGCCTGGCAGAGGCGCTTTGTGCAG CTAGCCCAGGAGGCTCTGCCGGCCAACGCGTCCCAGCAGATCCATGCCTTCTCCTCCACCACCCTGGATGACATCCTGCGCGCGTTCTCTGAAGTCAGCACCACCCGTGTGGTAGGAGGCTATCTGCTTATG CTGGCCTATGCCTGCGTAACAATGCTGCGGTGGGACTGCGCCCAGTCCCAGGGTGCCGTAGGTCTTGCTGGGGTGTTGCTGGTGGCCCTGGCGGTGGCCTCAGGTCTTGGGCTTTGTGCCCTACTTGGCATCACTTTCAATGCTGCCACTACACAG GTGCTGCCCTTCTTGGCTCTGGGCATTGGCGTGGATGACATCTTCCTGCTGGCGCATGCCTTCACAAAAGCCCCACCTGACACCCCTCTCCCA GAGCGTATGGGTGAGTGTTTGAGGAGCACGGGCACCAGCGTGGCACTCACATCCGTCAACAACATGGTCGCCTTTTTCATGGCTGCCCTGGTTCCCATTCCTGCGCTGCGGGCCTTCTCCCTGCAG GCAGCCATAGTGGTCGGCTGCAACTTTGCAGCGGTAATGCTCGTCTTCCCTGCCATCCTCAGCCTCGACCTGCGCCGGCGCCACCGCCAACGCCTGGACGTTCTCTGCTGCTTTTCTAG CCCCTGCTCCGCTCAGGTCATTCAGATGCTGCCCCAGGAGCTAGGGGACAGAGCAGTACCAGTGGGCATTGCCCACCTGACTGCCACCGTGCAAGCCTTCACCCACTGCGAAGCCAGCAGCCAGCATGTAGTCACCATTTTGCCTCCTCAAGCCCACCTGCTGTCTCCAGCTTCTGACCCACTGGGCTCCGAACTCTATAGCCCTGGAGGGTCTACACGGGACCTTCTCAGTCAGGAGGAGGGGACAGGGCCACAGGCGGCCTGCAGGCCCCTGCTCTGTGCCCACTGGACTCTCGCCCATTTTGCCCGCTATCAGTTTGCACCTTTACTGCTCCAGACACGAGCCAAG GCCCTGGTGTTGCTGTTCTTTGGGGCTCTTTTGGGCCTGAGCCTCTATGGAGCCACCTTGGTACAAGATGGGCTGGCCCTGACAGATGTGGTCCCTAGGGGCACCAAGGAACATGCTTTCCTGAGCGCCCAGCTCAGGTACTTCTCCCTGTACGAGGTGGCTCTAGTGACACAGGGTGGCTTTGACTACGCCCACTCCCAACGCGCCCTCTTTGATCTGCACCAGCGCTTCAGCTCCCTCAAGGCTGTGCTGCCCCCACCTGCCACCCAGGCACCCCGCACCTGGCTTCACTACTACCGCAGCTGGCTACAGG GTATCCAGGCTGCATTTGACCAAGACTGGGCTTCTGGGCGCATCACCTGCCACTCTTACCGCAACGGCTCAGAAGATGGCGCCCTGGCCTACAAGCTGCTCATCCAAACCGGGAATGcccaggagcctctggatttcagCCAG CTGACCACAAGGAAACTGGTGGACAAGGAGGGACTCATTCCCCCAGAGCTCTTCTACATGGGGCTAACCGTGTGGGTGAGCAGCGACCCCCTGGGCCTCGCAGCCTCTCAGGCCAACTTCTACCCCCCACCTCCAGAGTGGCTTCACGACAAATATGATACCACCGGGGAGAACCTTCGCA TCCCGGCAGCCCAGCCCTTGGAGTTTGCCCAGTTCCCCTTCCTGCTGCATGGACTCCAGAAGACTGCAGACTTTGTAGAAGCCATCGAAGGGGCCAGGGCGGCATGCACAGAGGCAGGCCAGGCAGGGGTGCATGCCTACCCCAGTggctcccccttcctcttctgggAGCAGTATCTGGGTCTTCGGCGCTGCTTCCTGCTGGCAGTCTGCATCTTGCTGGTGTGCACCTTCCTCGTCTGTGCCCTGCTTCTACTCAGCCCGTGGACAGCTGGCCTCATA GTGCTGGTCCTGGCAATGATGACTGTGGAGCTCTTTGGTATCATGGGATTCCTGGGCATCAAACTGAGTGCCATCCCCGTGGTAATCCTCGTGGCCTCTATAGGCATTGGTGTTGAATTCACAGTTCACGTGGCTCTG gGCTTCCTGACCAGCCATGGTAGCCGGAACCTGCGGGCTGCTAGCGCTCTGGAACAGACCTTTGCCCCTGTGACTGATGGAGCTGTCTCCACCTTGCTGGGTCTGCTCATGCTTGCTGGTTCTAACTTTGACTTCATCATAAG GTATTTCTTTGTGGTGCTGACGGTGCTGACACTCTTGGGCCTGCTCCATGgactcctgctgctgcctgtgcTGCTCTCTATCCTAGGCCCCCCGCCACAG GTGGTGCAGGTATACAAGGAGAGTCCACAGACCCTAAACTCCGCTGCTCCACAGAGAGGTGGGCTCAGGTGGGACAggccccccaccctgccccagagTTTTGCCAGAGTGACTACCTCCATGACTGTGGCCCTCCACCCACCACCTCTGCCTGGAGCATACGTCCACCCAGCCTCCGAGGAGCCCACATAG